In Montipora capricornis isolate CH-2021 chromosome 4, ASM3666992v2, whole genome shotgun sequence, the DNA window TTTTCGGTTGTTTctgtcagcttttgttgtgtcacgtgattccctaagggaactgcatgtgtttttgccttttctAACATTTGGAGCACTTAAGTCAtgagaaaaatttgacaggtatgTCTGTCACTAAATTAAAcgaataattatttgttgtgaAAGTAATGGGGTgctgaacttgattgtgattggtcaatacacAATTGACCTGTCAGAATGACATAAAAATGTTCACAGGTTTTGTGACTCACACAGAGAAAGCGGCCTCCGAGATccatagacaaaaacaataataacagTACCAAGAGAAACGGAATGTTATTCTAATTGTTAGAATAACATTCTGTTTCACTTGCTACTGTATTTattcaggaaaaaaatattacttccacaacaaataattattaatttaacgATGGATATACCGGTCAAATTTTTCTCGTGATTGAAGTGctccaaatgttacaaatggCGAAAACACATGCAATTCCCTTAGGGAATTAtgtgacacaacaaaagctgactgAAACAACCGAAAATCGGTCGGTGCTAACCGAAACACTAATTTTTGGCATTCTCAGGTTCATTCCTGTATATTCCACtttatttgggtgtcattccGGCTTGTTGcagtaccattcttgttcatttcgtttcattccgATGTTATTCCGCCTCATTCAGGCATTTTCTGGTTTATTACGGAATATTCCGTTCTGTTCCTGTGTTTCGAAACGCCCCATATctttcaagaactcatttttagaaggaaatttttcaaatattgaaTCCTGATTTTTTTTACGTGCGCTTAACGTTAgtgaaattgtttattttttgcaagCTATAAGCCCCACTGGACAAATCATTGCCTTGTGGGCTCATTAGGAACGAGCCAACAAGAAGCGTCCGATATTTGACACTTTTAGCCGTGATGTAAGAAAAGGACACTTCCAACAACTCAAGCTTGCATGATACGATTTTCATGGACACATTTGGCTGAGTGGGGGACTAATGCGAATGATTGATGAAGAAATAGTCGAGACTGCCTTCATTTTTAGCACTCGTAAAAAAACTAGGattcaatatttaaaaaaaaaattctaaaatgagttcttgaaagATGTGAAAATctaccaaagaaaaacaaattggaaGGGTTAGGGACACTTCAAGGGAAATCAGTTAAGTAGCATAAGTAatagaaagcaaacaaatattCTTTACTTAGTTATTGCCAAGTACTTGAGATGACTAGTTATGCAATACCAAAAAATTGGCTCTTGTTAACTCATTAATACCTGAACTGCCCTGGACCGCCCcccttgacgagtaaaatcatctggcgttagacagattaAAAGTCAATATATATTGAGTCCCATTgctaggggtcaatgggttaaagattTTGATTTTTGCCAGCATTTTTGGTCCTTTCATTCtttgtaaaaacaaattcagcATGGCTGCAAAATGTGTTTGGATTGATTTGTCACTGATAAGTATTGTTTTATGCAATGTTGTAAGGATTGTCTTGTCATTTGATCTCAATGAAAACATAAACCAAGACGAAGGAGGTGAAGATGTCGATCATGATGACAATGAAGCGTTTATAGGAAAGGTAAGAGCTGGTAATTCTATAATATAGAGAGTAAGCTTGGCACTTGAATTTTGGTGAGTGTTTGAGTATCAAAGATTTCTTattgtctttgttttagatTGTGTCATATCCTTTATTCATGGTGgaaattacaaagaaaactgTAAGTGGAAAGAAGGATGCCACACATTTATGTAGCAACAACAAGCTGTTCGTGATGGATGGAAAACCTGCAACCCTAGCAAATTTTAATGCACTTGTCTGTTAACTGTTTGTTGGCCACCTGCTCTTTGTCTAACTTATTATTTGCTGatgtgttgatttgatttgatttcatttctgtACATCGTCCTAATTAGTGCCTCAACacttaaagcggttttcaagcgagtgttgtaaaaccaaaaccaaaaccaatcggaagtaattactttggccaatcaaaaaggacggagacaatccaataaaccaatcaaaagtcgaagtaattgcatgtagccgacacaaagcgcaggaaaaggTGCATgtgcgagccatgattggttttggtttcacatcTGATTGGGTAAAAAAATGGTGCGAGAATGTTGAACCAATCGCTGAGTGAAGTATtgcaaaaccaaattaattcaCTAATTTCTTTAGACACTCAATTGGAAACTGTTCTAGTGCACTTGacacttaattaaaataaaggtcattattattacatgtaatatTATGTTATTACATTTGCATTAATCTTGTTAACGAAAATTTAACATGAGAGATCCTTTTCCATCTCTCTGTTCattatttcttttcaatttaatttgcatttggttttcCCAGCTAGTCTCCTCTTCCATAGAagatttcaaaataataattacaattctGAAATGGGTTAATAGAAGGGTCTGCTTTGGTGATAATGTTTCCTTTGGTGCATGACCAGGGCTCCCAAGCAAGTGAAAAAATTTACATGTCATCAATTTACACAACTTGCATGTGCTGTATCATCAGTCTTATTTCACTACTGGTCAGAACATAATTCTGCTCAGGTTTGGTGTCAAAGAATGAGCAAGAAAACTCTTTTCAAAACCCCATTATTTCATTCAAGATGGTGGATGGCACTCTGATCAAAGAAGGTTGAAGGTCAGAGTCACCTTTCACtctcaaaaaaaaagaacacaggAGACAACTAGCATGgaatgtttgtttttcattaaAGGTTGTTTTTTTATAGGGTCATACATTAAAGTTCTATTGTGAGTTTAACACTGATTTAAATGAGGATTTAATATCTGATGGAGAAGGAGAGGTTGACAGAGCTGCTCCTGAAATGATACATATTATTAATGTGTCAGTCATGGATACTCCTGGAAGAGACAACGAGAAAACAGTGTATTCAGCCGAGACAGAAAACATGGATAGTGTAAGTATCTTAAACTGGTGATGCATTAATGAGTGGATGCAGTAAGAGATTTATAAAATGGGTGACGCAGGTGTGAAATTACAAttttgccatggcaactttttctacagtgccaaaatggcgtcttatgaaAGTAATTTGTCACTCATGATATTAAAAGCTAGGTAATCAAAATGGTATACTTGTGAAAttaaggaataatttcacttgcgttttgtccaaaatcaaataattttcctcACCTAAAGTCTCGGGAAATTATTCgtttttggacaaaacgcatgTGAAATTgttccctaatttcacttgtcaccatttgattatccATActaattttgtattcccagggCTTTGATAAAATAAGTAAGATTGATAGGTGAATGAAGGTGACATACTTTGATTTATCATAAGGCCCGTACGGCCCTGCGCACGCTTTCATTGGGAAAATCCcaggccgtacgcattagcgcgaacagggccggaaaaagccatCCGGCCCCACTACGAACACGTAGTGCTCTGTGCGATTGCATTTTAGGGGATTCCGTAGCTTTTAAACATGCAAGTAATTTACAGCttgaaaagcaaatgcaaacaacatctTAGATAAATTTCTGTGCATATTCttgctttttattttgtccCAACTTCATCTTTTGAGTCCTgttaaatagtgtaaagagcccatatgataacatgcttattgactgagtttaggtcgggccagacaggaaaatatttggctctCGGTCATGttgcagcgaggtccgtgcgccatgaccttgggtcaaaattaatattttcccgtccggccctcccactctgtcaataagtacatagctACTGcagtttgaagaaatttgcaTGTAGCCTATCTCATTAACTCCTaaactaccccccccccccgacgagtaaaatcatctggcattagacaaagtaaaatctatgaagtctcactcctaggagtcaatggattaaattGGTCTTTGAATTGTAACCTTCTATTAAcgctacattcaaatttcttcaaaccatAGTAGGATCAAACTATGTCTGAAGGGTGTTTCAAGATGGTGGATGGCACTTTGATGAAAAGTTGAAAGCCAGAGTCACCTTTCACCCTTACGGCGGGAAGAAGGAGAATTTTGTGTGAAGCAGCTCGCTACTTtctactgtttatcagtgtgacggaTGGCTGGGTTATCCGGTTTTGgcagccatcggtgcagtctccatcttggagctcgctgccaaaagtggaagctccaggatgtctcaggcacccaacctcccCATAGCGACGCAGTTGTTAAATTCCCTTGATTTGATCTAGTGTACCAGCTCCTGCAAGTTTACATGCTCTTCAGAGCTAGTCACATACTTGGCAGTCAAAGTTCCTTCGATCATGATGTTGTTATCCTTGATGGATTATTCAAGAAATACCTTTTGATATTGGGACATGCGTAACCATCTCAAGGAATGAAGCAGTCCATTCTTTGAAAAGACTTTTTTAATAAATTATGTATTAATCTCGTAAAACATTACTTCCACAGAACCTGTATGTAATGCTTTTGAACATGCTGGCTGAGAGAGGGGTTGACAATGAATGCTGCCAGTGGCTTCTCGACTTCAGTACAGCACTGGAACAGCAGCAATACATCAAGTTCCTGGAAGATTTGCAAAACTTTGTCAAGCTTCAGTAACTTCCCTCAACCTTGACATACCAGTTGTAATTTTTATTCAGCATAAAGCATATCACTGGTGCAAGGACCGCTTTTCATGTACGATTACATTGTCTCTGCAAAAGGAccaaaatgttgatttttgaacAAGTGGATTCTTCAAGTTGTAAGAAAGGAGAAAGACCTGCTCTAAATGAGTAATCTAATTATTGTAGAACTGAAAGTGATCCATCCTGGGAGACCATagggcagtcagtcgagacaGGACGAGAAAACCATGGGCCAAACCGCCAGTCCCGGTTTTCCCCATGATTTTCTGGTCTCGTCtagactgactgcccctgggtctccaagGAGATGGATGCTTTCTTGCTCATCTCCTTGGCAAAACAGAGAACTGGTGTAAAGCAACAACAAACATGGACATGATGTTGCCCATTAAACTGTCAATAAAAGTGACTTCTTTTATGAATATCATTGATTTAAGTCTTTCTTCCTGGAGGCAAATTTTCCCATCAGAGATGTTTCATCCTTGACTGTTTGCTTTCCTTTTATTCCTCCACCAAGTCCTGAAAGTAAGGTGTGTTATTCCATTCCATCCAAGACAGTTTTATTCAGTCGTGCAAGTTTGACTGTCAAGCATTCATGAACAAAAATTTCTCAGTCTACGGACAGAGTCACTTGCTCCCCCATCTCAGAATTTCTTGTGTTGAAATTCCCTGTCTGTCTGATGGTATTGCTGTTTTaccaataaaattgaatttagcCAGTTTCACATTTACAGCAAGTTGTTCTTTATCTGGCAATCATCTCATTTCACTGTCCTCCAATAACAAAATGTGGTTTGTCGTCCTCATCATTTTCATAGTCACCATCATCCTCGCTACTATCCTCTTGCCTCTGATCACTGTCACCTAAacatcaaattaaaaaaaaaaacaggaatctAAAACATTCATTATTTGAATGACAAAGTGTGATTATCATTCTAACCAGAATTTGGGAGAAAAAGAATTTAATTAACTTTTGCATACTTCAACAATCATCTATATAaagtaatcatcatcatcatcatcatctataTAATTGtatagattattattattatgattattattttcttttgaccCTGAAAAAACAGTCATCATCTTCAACATGAATTTTCAAGGATCACTATTATTCataagaaaatgttgaaaaaaaccAACACTGGTCAAATTTGCCGAACACTGGTAAAAAGAAACCATTGTGTCAACGGCCATAAAacctctggttggcacattaccAAACAATGGGAGATATCACAAAATGTTGTTAATTAAAGTAGTAAAGAAACAGCGTCTCTTAGGTTTGGAAAAAGATTAATAGTGATGCTTATCAAACTCAAAGTAATGTGGCTGCAATTAAAATATAATATTCTTAAAGTGTCCCTGTGAtggaaaaaaatcacttccttttgaaagtgtgtttgcttaacaccttaCTGGCTAAATTTtgtccaaaggccgtttacttgaGTGTAAGTTCTATATTTCAtagtccaccattactcacgttcaaaactgaccgattggacctcaaggcttggatccagggaaaagtgacgtcaaaggctcactaatttaaaatttcagtgtgtgaatgcagctAATTGTGTATGCAAAatgcaagtttaaaagtctcccgtgctgcatattaaaggccgggacacactaggctataagtcgctgcgacacgtcacGGGGACAGGTCGCCGCAACAAAttgccttgtgtgacacggttaatttcatgaaaatcattgtcgctgcgatcactcgcacgaattcaaaccaatTTGAATttgtgcgacttatcgcagcgacaaaattagcgaaagcagcatTGTCGCATTGTGTGTACACTTctggcaacaagtcgctgcgacaaaatataaatgaaccaatgagagagcgtcatatggtcagccacattgaattagaaaactagttcacattccccctcatacgagatcactgcgtgtgcaccgaacaggcgtcgtgtcgcagcgacttgttttgcaagtagtacacatggaacaacttgtcgcagagacatgttgCTGCGACTTGACGcgtagtgtgtcccggccttaactCTGTGGCGTACACCCGCATTGCAttgttaaactagtgagccttcaacgtcattttctcctcgatccagctctctcaagattttaaaattagtaatggcagaccattaaataggaaaattccagttaaaatataGAGGTCCCTTTTTTAAATTCAACGCTTAAAACTCTGGTcgcagttaacatagttttgaaatccaaagaaaaacaagaattgatGTTTTGTTCACAGGGGCACTTGAACACAAGATAACATGGCAACTCACCATCTGCCTGTTTTGTTTCATCTTTCTTCCGTTTTGCCcccatttttttctgtttctttcgttgtctaaaaaaaattatccaacGATCAAGCACATGACTTTACAAAACAACATTTTGCTATACAAATGTAAGGTACCAGTAAGCAAAAGGTACAAATAAATGCATGTTTGCAAGTAACCTTTTAGCCCTTTTCTTTGCTGTTCTCTCCTCTGCCTGGGCTTTGTTGTCTTCAAGCTTCTTGTGATAACTTTGATTAAGTTCATTCTGTGTATATCGGAAAGGAAAGACTTTTAATGACCAGTAACTGACAAAAcagtttgaataataataataataataattataattattattattattattatcatcatgttCCTGGTTGTGATTCAAAATTACCTTGTCCTTCACTTATTTTCATGATCTAGAATTAAGAAAACAGTCACATAAATTTCAACTACAATGAATCCAACCATTTAAGTATTGTTCCCAATGCAAAGCTTTCTGGCAGGGACCCCTCGATTCAAAATATTGATGGATTTGAACAAATCTTAAATCAGTCATTGCCACTCCTGTGCGTTTTTCACATAACAGTAAGCATGGTCTGTATGAGGGCATTATCCTACTCTTGGATATTTTAAATGAATACACTATGGTTTTGGGTATTTCTTGAGGTGTATCATAGACATAGTGACATCTGCCTGGAGTATGCAGTGCCTGAATGGGCCAATCTACCCTCGTCAAAGCAATCCAGAAAGGAGTACTTGCTATAATCTTCCTCGATGTCTTCTATGACAAAGCTCTTGCCAATGAAGGAGTGTCATTGCTCAGCCAAAGAAAGGGCACCACTATCTGTAAGAACTTTGTCATTAGAAGATAGGGGACCCAGGTTTTCAGAAAAACTTAATCCCAAAGCCCACAGATATTGGTCATGGTTATTTGTTGAGGCTGGACCTGTAAGACAGGACAGAACAAAAATTATTGATCAAATTATTAATTGTCTTAACCAGTTCATAACTTTTAGATTTCAATAGTTTGTTACTTTGTATGTGTCACTGACTCCTCATGTAATTTAGCCTTACAGGTACAACATGAGCAAATAAaggattattttaattttactttaAGTTCTTTCTGGGAGCAGGAAACCATGGTAGCTCATCACAATGGTAGCTACAAACAATACCTgttctgccattttatcaatgtatgCCACCCTGTTGTACTCTCTCCTTCTTGTTGCACGATAAACATGGAACTCTCCACTACCAGCTCCTGCACTAGAACCTGAAAAGAACAGCCCCTCATAAATTGGTCCTCCTAATTGGAACTGCCAAAATACTTTTTGTCTCCcccactgaaaaaaaaattgcataagcattgtttttgttttctctttggaCCATTGTATTgaaatcccaagagaaactggaaacaatacttatgcaaaaatttgggAGACAAACATTGAGTATTATATGGTACAGTACTTTTAAAGTGGCCTACGCAGAGTTTAAAGCTTGACAACAGTCGAGTTGAAATCTTTATTTCAGCACCCTCCTGAGCTTTCTTTCTGGCATTGGAGTTGTTATTTCCCCAGAGAGAAAACGTTTTATTCGGGCGCTCAAACAACCAAAATCTCGAAGAGATTAGAGAACAAATAAACGAGAAATACAAATTTAGAGGAAAGCCCTATCCAGCAGGGACGAATCTCACCTGACGTCTCTGCACATGTTCTCGAGTAAATAATAATGAATCACTTACCCATCACAAATCGGATAAACTCTGGGGCCTCTCCTGGTTTCCACTGCTTTGGAAGGTCTGGAATTGACACTGTTTTATCCTGTAAAATGTGTAAAACGCGAGTTTACCATGATCAGGTTGATAAGCAGTTGAAGCGTTTCAGCTTCCTACCAGCCCcgaatttttcaaagactgcATTAAGACACAACATACAGGGTCTTTCATAAGCTTTTCCAGCTTCATCTTTTGTATTTCTGTCGCACCTCTTGGGATTACAGGCTTTTTCGACGATTTCTTGTCGGAGCTCTCCTTTTCACTGTCCGCCATATTTAATTCGCGTAATGAGCAATAAACCTACTTTCGTGTAAGAATACCTCAAATGCAATGTGAAGTTGAAATCAAGATGGATGGCCGCACTTTGACCATTTTTGCTGCAGCGGCTGCAATTGGCGCTAGTTTCTATGTTTTTTTGGCTCCCgatggaaagaaaaagaagacacgAATTAGGAGGGGTAAGATTTGAAAACATGGCTCCAACGTGGTTTAAGAATTTGATCGACTGCGGTATCTGTCAGCTGTTTCAATCTGTTGTGCCTTGAGCTGTTTAATACTATTTTACTCTTTCGTGCTATCTTTCTTACTCTCATCTCCTTAAAAATATACTCTTTTAAGATCCAACCCACCCCATCTGAGCACTCCAGTATCGCACAGTgtgatttttaagcaaaatttcCACTGTTTTGTTTCCAGATCTCCCTCCTGGCCTAATGAATCTGGGCAATACCTGTTTTATGAACAGTATTTTACaggtttgaaaatgaaaattataaaGATGAATATTGAAAAACCAAtatctatacaccttattccaaaatggccaccattttggtatttatttgtttattacttttttcatttatttgtttatttaatcaaacaaattattattattagtgctACACACTTACACACTTCTGTATGTTGGCCCTTGTGAGTTGTGATTGCTAAATAATTAACAGTAatattattcgcctcaggctcagtgattatcggtgaatattcacctcgactttgtctcggtgaatattcaacgataatcactgagcctgaggcgaataattgttttagtataaatatacaggtgattatttcaaaaaagagaaaaaaaaaacatttcaacgcgaaaatcatcttcacttacagtggcaaaacgactactggcagccattttgtccgttgaggtgattatcggctgataatccgagatagcgagccaatgagagtgcgcagttttgtataatcacctgtgtatttatactaaaacttGTTGATTCCAAAGCAGAGTTTCTTACTGTATACCAATGTATGAAATTGTCACCTGTGGATGTCTCTTATTAGATTACTTGCAAGGCATCTACAATTGAATCAAGCGAATTGGATTTATCTGAATGTACATCTGCACCCATGGTTAATTAACCCATTAACACCTCAAAggccctaggatgcccccagttgacgagagtaaaatcgtctggcattggACAGAGTAAGATGTGTTACcgcaagtctcactcccaggggtccaATAGGGCGTTTCCAagttcatgtttgcctcctcttcaaagcgagtctaagtgcaaagtttttgtgatggtaattacttCTATTTTACTtacaaatgaaaactaattttcataagaaaaacttcgcacttagactcgctttgaagaggaggcagacatgaactcggaaatggcctattatgaGTTAAGCTTTAGGGAAAGCAGATAAGAGATATGGGTCTCAGGTCATCAAAATATCTCAGCAAGTTGTTCACCACATCCCAGTTTTTCAAACGGTGGACACCTTTATCCCGTGGATGAACGACTATCCCACAGTGTCATCGGTCTGTGGAAAAATTTTAGTATCCCATCGACTCCtgagggttccccattgacgagtaaaatcgtctggcatcagacagaa includes these proteins:
- the LOC138047423 gene encoding complement component 1 Q subcomponent-binding protein, mitochondrial-like isoform X1 — translated: MAGLVRLFSRRTTRLLPSRNMSSNLVSSCRSRSVFAATTRGASQNPGLVSSCACSKVCACEMHKYTQADSELMSFLKQEIQHEKDASSTVPSSMLFKPKVEGTHVKLEREHNGERIVLSFDLNENINQDEGGEDVDHDDNEAFIGKIVSYPLFMVEITKKTGHTLKFYCEFNTDLNEDLISDGEGEVDRAAPEMIHIINVSVMDTPGRDNEKTVYSAETENMDSNLYVMLLNMLAERGVDNECCQWLLDFSTALEQQQYIKFLEDLQNFVKLQ
- the LOC138047423 gene encoding complement component 1 Q subcomponent-binding protein, mitochondrial-like isoform X2, whose amino-acid sequence is MAGLVRLFSRRTTRLLPSRNMSSNLVSSCRSRSVFAATTRGASQNPGLVSSCACSKVCACEMHKYTQDSELMSFLKQEIQHEKDASSTVPSSMLFKPKVEGTHVKLEREHNGERIVLSFDLNENINQDEGGEDVDHDDNEAFIGKIVSYPLFMVEITKKTGHTLKFYCEFNTDLNEDLISDGEGEVDRAAPEMIHIINVSVMDTPGRDNEKTVYSAETENMDSNLYVMLLNMLAERGVDNECCQWLLDFSTALEQQQYIKFLEDLQNFVKLQ
- the LOC138047424 gene encoding PRKR-interacting protein 1 homolog; this translates as MADSEKESSDKKSSKKPVIPRGATEIQKMKLEKLMKDPDKTVSIPDLPKQWKPGEAPEFIRFVMGSSAGAGSGEFHVYRATRRREYNRVAYIDKMAEQNELNQSYHKKLEDNKAQAEERTAKKRAKRQRKKQKKMGAKRKKDETKQADGDSDQRQEDSSEDDGDYENDEDDKPHFVIGGQ